CTACCGTTCGGCCCTGGTGCGGCAGTAAGGCAGGGGGCGCGGGGCGTCAGCCCCGCGCAGGTGGGCACAGCAGGCCGATGAACATCGGGCGCAGGTACAGCTCGGCCACGTTGTCCTCGGTGATCTCGCCCACCCAGTGTTTCAGGCCCGCGGCGCCGCTGATGAGGCCGGTGCCGATGTGGCCGGCGATGGCCTGGTCGATGGTGCGGATCGACCCGTCGATCATGCCGTCCACCACCACGCCGGTCTGGCGGGTGGTGAGCCGGTTCATCGTGCGGCTGACCTCCGCGCGGCGGGCCGGGTCCACCACCGCGCTGATGGCGCCCAGGCGCAGCAGCGGCCCCTCGGCCGACAGCTGGAACCGCGACAGCGCGCGGGTGCTGGCGCAGGCTCGCTCCCAGCCGTTGCCGAAGTTCCGGTCGCTGAAGGCGAGCGCGGCGCGGATGATCTCGAAGGTGCGCTCGAAGCACGACCAGACGAGGTCTTCCTTGTTGTCGTTGTGGTGGTAGAACGAGCCCTTCGTGACGTTCAGCTGGGCCGAGATCTTGTCCACCGAGGCGCCCCGGTAGCCGTGTTCATTGACCATGTGCGAGGCCGCACGCAGGAAGGCCTCGGCCACCGGGTCGGCGTCGCGGCGGAACTGCCAGGCCAGCTCCTCGGGCGTGGGCGGGGTCCAGGAGGAGCCCCCGCCGGCGCTGCCGTTCACGAGGATGTCGCTCACGCGCGTGGCCACGTCCTCGTACTCGACGGCCTCGTGGCGCACGATCCACGCGCGCATCCAGTGGCCCATCGACACCACGCCGTAGGCGCGCGCGTTCAGGTCGGCGCGTGACAGCGCGGCCGTCTCGGGCCCGCGCAGCAGGTCGCGCACCTTGCGGAACAGGGTCGTGTAGGCGGCCGACACCTCTTCGAACTGCGGGCTGGGCAATGCACGCATGTCGTTGAACAGCACGAGCGGCGGGTGTTCGCCGAGGTCGACCGAGGCGAAGAGCAGGGCGAGTCCGCGGAAGTACGCAGCCACGCGCCCCGCCACGGTGCGTTCGGCACGGGCCGCGTCGGCGACCTTCGAGAACGCCTCGATGGAACGCTGGAAACATGCGCTCGCGAGGTCTTCCTTCTTGCGGTAGTAGTACGTGACGCTGTTGGTCACGAGCCCCACGCTGGCGGCGATCTCGGACAGCGTCGCGCCCTTGACCCCGTGCTGGTTGAACTGCCGGGCGGCCGCCGAGAGGATGGCCTCCCGCTTCTCCTGGTAACGCTGGGTCTGAGGGGCAGACGTCGTCGACGGCATCGGGAACTCGGGGGTTGGGCGGTGGGCCCGGATTATGCCGTCCGGACCACCCGGCTTTCGTTGCTGCTGTGTTGCATGGGTGGCGGGGCGACGGCCGAGGTGACCGGCGGGTGCACCAGGTGGCAGGCCACCGCGCGGCCGCCGCCTGTGGAGGTGAGCACGGGATCGACGGTCTTGCAGACGTCCGTGGCCATCGGGCAGCGCGGGTGGAAGCGGCAGCCCGACGGCGGGCGCAGCGCACTCGGCACCTCGCCGCGCACCGGGATGCGCGGGCGCTGGCGCTCCACCTCCGGATCGGCCACCGGCACCGCCGACATCAGCGCCTGCGTGTACGGATGCAGCGGGCGCGCGTAGAGGTCGTCGCGGCTCGCGATCTCGACGATGCGCCCGAGGTACATCACCGCGATGCGGTGACTGATGTGGCGCACCACCGCGAGGTCGTGCGCGATGAAGAGGTACGACAGGCCCAGGCGCTGCTGCAGGTCCACGAGCACGTTGACCACCTGCGCCTGGATCGACACGTCGAGCGCCGAGACGGGCTCGTCGCAGATGATCAGGCTGGGCTCGAGCGCGAGGGCCCGTGCGATGCCGATGCGCTGGCGCTGGCCGCCGGAGAACTCGTGCGGGTAGCGGTCGGCCATGTAGGGCAGCAGCCCCACGGTGGCCAGCAGCTGCGCCACCCGCTCGTCGTACTCGGCCTGGCTCGACACCAGCCTGTGTACGGCCAGCGGCTCGCCGATGAGGTCGCGCACCCGCATGCGCGGGTTCAGCGAGCCGTACGGGTCCTGGTAGACCATCTGCATGCCGCGGCGCAGCGGGCGCATCTTCGCCTTGTCGAAGCCGGTGATGTCCTGGCCCTCGAAGATGATGCGGCCGCCGGTCGGTTGCAGCATGCGAAGCGCGGCGAGGCCCGTGGTGGACTTGCCGCAGCCCGACTCACCGACAAGGCCCAGCGTCTCGCCGCGTTTCAGCGAAAACGACACGCCGTCGACGGCCTTCACGGTGGCGCGCGGCTTGCCGAAGGGCCACGAGGGGCCGACGGGGAAGTGCACGGACAGGTTCTCGACCCGCAGCACCTCGTCAGTGGCCGCGGGGAGGGGAGCGAGGTGGTCAGACATCGGCGAAACACGCTTTCTGGTGGCGGGGCTCGGGGCCCTGCACCACCGTGAGTTCCGGGCGCTCCGCGCGGCAGCGGTCGTGGGCGAGGCGGCAGCGCGGGGCGAACGCGCAGCCCGTGGGCAGCGCGGCGAGGTCGGGCGGCTGCCCGTCGATGGGGATCAGGCGCTGGGTGGTGTCGCTGTCGAGCCGCGGCACCGAGGCCATGAGGCCCTGGGTGTACGGGTGCTTCGGGTTCTTGTACAGCGCCATCGCGGGCGCGGTCTCGACCACGCGGCCGGCGTACATCACGACGACGCGGTCGGCGTAGCGCGCCACCACGCCGAGGTCGTGCGTGATCAGCACGAGCGCGGAGTTCGCCTTCGTGGCCAGTTCCTTGAGCAGGTCGAGGATCTGCGCCTGCACCGTGACGTCGAGCGCTGTCGTGGGCTCGTCGGCGATGATCAGCTGCGGCTCGCACGCCATCGCCATCGCGATCATCGCGCGCTGGCGCATGCCGCCCGAGAACTGGTGCGGGTACGCGTCGCGGCGCGACAGCGCGTCGGGCATGCGAACCCGGCCGATCAGGTCCACGGCCCGCTCCAGCGCCTGCTTCCACGGCGTGCGGCGGTGCAGGTTCACCGGTTCGGCGATCTGGTAGCCCACGGTCAGCGCCGGATTCAGCGACGACATGGGCTCCTGGAAGATCATCGCGATGCGGTTGCCGCGCACCGCGCGCATCTGCGCGTCGGTGAGCTTGAGCAGGTCCTGGCCGTCGAACAGGATTTCTCCCTGTTCGATGCGGCCGGGTGGCGACGGGATCAGGCGCATGATCGACATCGCCGTCACGCTCTTGCCCGAGCCCGATTCGCCCACGATGGCGACGGTCTCTCCGGCGTCGACGTCGAACGACACCCCGTCCACCGCGGTGACGTGGCCGCGGTCGGTGCGGAAGCGGGTGGTGAGCCCGCGGATGCGCAGCAGCGGCTCGGTCATCGTCAGTACCCCATCTTCTTCTTCAGGTCCTGGTCGACCCACATGCGGGCGTGGATCGGGCCCGGGCGGGCGGCGCCGGCACGCAGTTCGCCGCCATAGTTCTTCACCCACGGCCACCACGCTGTGTAGACGTACTGCACCGGCAGCCAGATGTACGGCGCCTTCTCGATCACCTCGCGGGTCATCAGCTTCGTCATCGCGAGGCGGCGGCGTTCGTCGGGTTCGGTGAGGATCGCGTTGAAGCGGCGGTCGAAGTCGGGGTCGGCGTACATCGACACGTTCCACTGCTGGCCCGTCACGAACTGCTTGCGCAGCGAGGTGGTGGGGTTCGTGGGCGAGTTCGTCATGAAGTAGCCGGCCGCGTGCTTCTTGCTGTTCATCGCCGACAGGAAGGCGCCGTACTCCAGCTGCTGGATCTCCATCTTGATGCCGACCTTCGACAGGTAGCTGCCGAGCATCGCGAGCAGGTCGGCCTCGGCGGTGACGGCGGTGGCCTGCACCTTGAACGTGAAGCCGTTCGGGTACCCGGCCTCGGCCAGCAGCTTCTTCGCCTTCGCGGGGTCGTACGTGAAGAGCTCCTTGACCGCGGGGCCCATGGCTTCGAGCGGCTCGTACGAGCCGACGTAGTCCGGGTGCTGCGGGAAACCCATCATCTCGGCGTGCCCGCCGAAGTACGACTTCAGGATCTCCTGCTTGTTGACCGCGAGGTTCATCGCACGGCGCACGCGGATGTCGTCGAACGGTTTGGTGTCCATGCGCATCGCGAGGAAGGTGCTGCTCATGCCGAGCCAGCGCGACCACTGCAGCTTCGGCGCGCTCTTCTTCAGCTCGTCGACGGCGCTCCAGCGCACGGCCTCCAGCACGTCGATCTTGCCGGTGCGCAGGCCCGTGAGCCAGGTGGCCTCGTCCTTGATGGTGCGGTAGACGATTCGGTCGGCGAAGGGCAGCTTGTACTTCTGGCCGCCGATGGTTTCCGTGTCCCAGTAACCGGCGTTCTTCGTGTACGTGTAGGAGTTGTTCTGCACGTAGTCGGTCAGCATGTACGGGCCGGTGCCGTTGGCGTTCTTCCAGTTGTTGGCGCCGGCGGTGACCACCTCCTTCGGCACGATGGCGGAGTAGTAGCCCCAGCCGAAGCGGTAGTCCCACTCGGCGTTGTACGCGTTGAACGTGAACACCACGGTGTGTTTGCCCGTGGCCTCCACCTTCTCGACGTGGTCGAAGTAGTTGGCGATCTTCTTCGGGCTCTTGTTCAGGCGGTCGTAGGCGTACACCACGTCGTCGGCCACCAGCTCGCGCGCTTCCATCACGCCGGGCTTGGCCGGGAACATCACGCCCTTGCGCAGCTGGATCTCGATGCGCAGCGGGTTCTGCTTCCATTCCCACTTCTCGGCCAGCTCGCCCCGGATGGACTCGGGCGGCAGCCACGCGTCGGCGTAGTACGGGTAGGGGCCGCCGTTGCGCTTGGCCTTGGTCAGGTCGGCCGCGAACAGCTGCTCGTAGACGAGGCCGGTGTCGACGTTGTGCTTCCAGTTGTAGTCGGCCGGATCCCACGACAGTGCGCCGATGGTGATGTAGGGCGTGCCGATGGTCAGCTGGCCGCCGTACTGCGGCTTGGCGGGCTGCGCCAGCACGGCGGCGGGCAGGGCGGCCAGGGCGAACGCGGCGATCAGGGGGCGGAGGGCCATGGGAGAGTTCCTTTCCGTGGAGACTGCGGGAGGGATCGGTCGATGGGTCAGCGGCTGCCGCGCATGCGCGGGTCGAGCAGGTCGCGCAGGGCGTCGCCGAACACGTTGGTGGCGTAGACCACGAGCGTCAGGCACAGGCCGGGCGCGAGCGCGAGCCACGGGCCCTGGAACATGAACTGGCGGCCGGTGCCGGTCAGCATGCCGCCCCAGGTGGGCGCCGGCGGCGGCACGCCGAGGCCCAGGAAGGCGAGGCCCGATTCGGCGAGGATCACCGCGCCGATGCGCGTGGTGAACAGCACGATCACCGGCGGCAGCACGTTCGGCACGATGTGCTTCCAGAGGATGCGCGGCGTGGACGCGCCGATGGACTGCGCCGCGTGCACGTACATGTTCTCGCGCACCGACACCACCGCGCTGCGCACGATGCGCGAGCCGCCGATGCCCAGCAGCAGGCCCAGGGTCAGGATCACGGTGGTCATGCTGGGCCCCATCACCGAGACCACGACGATCAGGATGACGAGGTCGGGGAAGCTCATCCATGCGTCGACGAAACGCTGCACCAGCATGTCGGCCTTGCCGCCGAGGTAGCCGCTCACGACACCGATCAACAGCGACACGAGCGTGGCGAGCGTGGCGGCCGACAGGCTGATGATGACCGACAGCTGGGCGCCGTAGAGGCAGCGCGACAGCACGTCGCGGCCGAGGTTGTCGGTGCCGAACGGGAATTCCCACGATGGGGCCTTCAGCCGCTCGATGGGGTTGATCTCGTTGTAGTCGTGCGGGGCCAGCACGTCGGCGAAGATGCCGCAGAACAGGAACACGAGGAACAGCACGCCGCCCGCGGCACCGAGCGGCTTCTCGCGGAACATGCGCGTGGTCAGGCGCCACACGCGGTGCGCGAGCCGCGCGCCGGGGACCACGCGGCGGCGCGGGGCGGCCAGCGCGGCGGAAGGGGAGGTCTGCAACGTCATCCTTGCCTCACGCGGGGATCGAGCAGGCCGTAGCTCAGGTCCACGGCCAGGTTGATGAGCATCACGGCGACCCCCACCACCAGGAACACGCCGGTGATGACCGGGTAGTCGCGCTGGCTCACGGCGTCGATCAGCAGCAGGCCCATGCCCGGGATCACGAAGATCTGCTCGATGATCACGGCGCCGCCCACGAGCAGTGGTGCCTGCAGGCCCACGAGCGTGATGACCGGGATCAGCGCGTTGCGCAGCGCGTGGCGCCACACCACGCGGCGCTCGTCGAGGCCCTTGGCCCACGCGGTGCGGATGTAGTCCTGGCGCAGCACCTCGAGCGTCATCGTGCGGGTCATGCGCATCGTGACGGCCGACAGCCCCATGCCCAGCACGGCGGCGGGCAG
This genomic stretch from Piscinibacter gummiphilus harbors:
- a CDS encoding ABC transporter substrate-binding protein, which gives rise to MALRPLIAAFALAALPAAVLAQPAKPQYGGQLTIGTPYITIGALSWDPADYNWKHNVDTGLVYEQLFAADLTKAKRNGGPYPYYADAWLPPESIRGELAEKWEWKQNPLRIEIQLRKGVMFPAKPGVMEARELVADDVVYAYDRLNKSPKKIANYFDHVEKVEATGKHTVVFTFNAYNAEWDYRFGWGYYSAIVPKEVVTAGANNWKNANGTGPYMLTDYVQNNSYTYTKNAGYWDTETIGGQKYKLPFADRIVYRTIKDEATWLTGLRTGKIDVLEAVRWSAVDELKKSAPKLQWSRWLGMSSTFLAMRMDTKPFDDIRVRRAMNLAVNKQEILKSYFGGHAEMMGFPQHPDYVGSYEPLEAMGPAVKELFTYDPAKAKKLLAEAGYPNGFTFKVQATAVTAEADLLAMLGSYLSKVGIKMEIQQLEYGAFLSAMNSKKHAAGYFMTNSPTNPTTSLRKQFVTGQQWNVSMYADPDFDRRFNAILTEPDERRRLAMTKLMTREVIEKAPYIWLPVQYVYTAWWPWVKNYGGELRAGAARPGPIHARMWVDQDLKKKMGY
- a CDS encoding ABC transporter permease codes for the protein MTLQTSPSAALAAPRRRVVPGARLAHRVWRLTTRMFREKPLGAAGGVLFLVFLFCGIFADVLAPHDYNEINPIERLKAPSWEFPFGTDNLGRDVLSRCLYGAQLSVIISLSAATLATLVSLLIGVVSGYLGGKADMLVQRFVDAWMSFPDLVILIVVVSVMGPSMTTVILTLGLLLGIGGSRIVRSAVVSVRENMYVHAAQSIGASTPRILWKHIVPNVLPPVIVLFTTRIGAVILAESGLAFLGLGVPPPAPTWGGMLTGTGRQFMFQGPWLALAPGLCLTLVVYATNVFGDALRDLLDPRMRGSR
- a CDS encoding ABC transporter ATP-binding protein, coding for MSDHLAPLPAATDEVLRVENLSVHFPVGPSWPFGKPRATVKAVDGVSFSLKRGETLGLVGESGCGKSTTGLAALRMLQPTGGRIIFEGQDITGFDKAKMRPLRRGMQMVYQDPYGSLNPRMRVRDLIGEPLAVHRLVSSQAEYDERVAQLLATVGLLPYMADRYPHEFSGGQRQRIGIARALALEPSLIICDEPVSALDVSIQAQVVNVLVDLQQRLGLSYLFIAHDLAVVRHISHRIAVMYLGRIVEIASRDDLYARPLHPYTQALMSAVPVADPEVERQRPRIPVRGEVPSALRPPSGCRFHPRCPMATDVCKTVDPVLTSTGGGRAVACHLVHPPVTSAVAPPPMQHSSNESRVVRTA
- a CDS encoding TetR/AcrR family transcriptional regulator, which codes for MPSTTSAPQTQRYQEKREAILSAAARQFNQHGVKGATLSEIAASVGLVTNSVTYYYRKKEDLASACFQRSIEAFSKVADAARAERTVAGRVAAYFRGLALLFASVDLGEHPPLVLFNDMRALPSPQFEEVSAAYTTLFRKVRDLLRGPETAALSRADLNARAYGVVSMGHWMRAWIVRHEAVEYEDVATRVSDILVNGSAGGGSSWTPPTPEELAWQFRRDADPVAEAFLRAASHMVNEHGYRGASVDKISAQLNVTKGSFYHHNDNKEDLVWSCFERTFEIIRAALAFSDRNFGNGWERACASTRALSRFQLSAEGPLLRLGAISAVVDPARRAEVSRTMNRLTTRQTGVVVDGMIDGSIRTIDQAIAGHIGTGLISGAAGLKHWVGEITEDNVAELYLRPMFIGLLCPPARG
- a CDS encoding ABC transporter ATP-binding protein translates to MTEPLLRIRGLTTRFRTDRGHVTAVDGVSFDVDAGETVAIVGESGSGKSVTAMSIMRLIPSPPGRIEQGEILFDGQDLLKLTDAQMRAVRGNRIAMIFQEPMSSLNPALTVGYQIAEPVNLHRRTPWKQALERAVDLIGRVRMPDALSRRDAYPHQFSGGMRQRAMIAMAMACEPQLIIADEPTTALDVTVQAQILDLLKELATKANSALVLITHDLGVVARYADRVVVMYAGRVVETAPAMALYKNPKHPYTQGLMASVPRLDSDTTQRLIPIDGQPPDLAALPTGCAFAPRCRLAHDRCRAERPELTVVQGPEPRHQKACFADV